In Luteimonas viscosa, the genomic window TACAGGCTGCTGCGTTTCGCCAGCAAGCACCTGCCTGACCGCTTCGTGTTGCGGCGCATGGCACGCAATTCCGCGCGCATCCGCAGCATCGACTGAACCTCGGCCTGCGCCGCCGCCTGCCGTGTAGGAAAACCCTGATTCGCGTGTAGGACACGCGTCCGGCTGTCCGCGCGTCCTCGCGACGGGCGTTGTCAGCAGTGGACACGCAGCACGGAGATCGACGTTCCCGTCGCCGGAAGGGGCCGCGAGGGGAACCACGGAAACGAGGGCCAGGCGCGGTTGGCGCGCCACGCCCGCCAACGGCATCCGTTCCGCCCGCCGGGCGGAGCGCAGGGGTCGTACTGCCTGTCCCGGCGCGGCGAATTCCCGTCGCGGCGACCCACAGCAAGAGCACACACGCAATGACACTCCGTTCCAACATCGCAAGCAACCGCAGCCATGCCGCGACTGGCTCCAGCGCCTTCGCCGCGATCATTCTCGCCGCATTGGCGGCGACCTCCGCGCAGGCGTCCGAGAAGGTGGTGCGCACCCCCGACGGCGACGTCACCGTGTTGACCGCGGCCGGCGGCGCGCAGCAGAAGATCCTCTCCAGCGCTTCCGCGCATCCATTCGCCACCGAAAAGCAGCGCGCCGCGGCCACGCCGCTGGCGTGGCCCGAGGCCGACACGGTCGCACCCAAGGGGGCGCCGGAAAGCGCGCTGCCGCCCGCGCGCCGTCCGTTCCTCGACACCTCGTCCGCCGGCGGCGCGGCGCTGCCCTTCGCCGAGTACCTCGCCCGACAGCAGTTCGGCGAGGCCTGGCGCAAGATCGAGACGATGCAGGACGACGCCCTCCAGGGCGCGAAAGACGCCGGCGAGAAGGACGGCGCGCACCATCCCTACATCCGCTATCCGGGCAACTTCTACACCTTCCAGTGGACGGCGGCGCCCTGGAACAAGATCGGCAAGCTGTACTTCACCACCCCAAGCGGCGGCAGCTCGTACTGCACCGCGAACGTCGCCAGCGGCAACTCGGTGCTCGTCACCGCCGCGCACTGCGTCTACACCCGCGGCCAGGGCTTCAACCGCAACTTCGTGTTCGTGCCGGCCGACCGCTACGGCGTCGCGCCCTACGGCCGCTACGGCTGGCAGTCGGCGACCGTGCTCAACGAGTGGATCAACAACGGCGGCCGCCGCTGGGACGTGGCGGTGATCAGGCTGGCCGGGGAAGCGACCACCGGACAGCCGGTGACCAACTACGTCGGCTGGCTGGGGCGCAGCTGGGACTGGGGCTATTCGCAGTCGATCTACTCGCACGGCTACGCCAGCAACCTCAGCACCCAGTACACCCACATCTGCGCCGGCCAGAGCTACAGCTCGAGCTGGGAAGGCACCGACGTGCTGGTGCAGGGCTGCGACATGACCTACGGCAGCAGCGGCGGCGGCTGGCTGCGCAACTACACGCCCAACTCGCACGGCGGCAACCACGTCAACGGCGTGGTCAGCGGCCCGCACATCGGCGACTTCGGCAACAGCTACGTGGGCCCGCGCTTCAGCAGCGCCAACATCGTGCCGCTGTGCAACGTGGCCGGTTGCTGATCGCGAGTCGCCGTTGAGGAAGGGGGCGGGCGTACGGCCCGCTCCCCTCTTTTCTCGGCTCTTCTCCCTACTGCGGGACGGCTGCCGTTCTGCGAGGCAGCCGATCAGGGTTTCGGACGGACGCCGCGCCCTGGCGCCCGGGAATCGCTCTTCGCTCGGCAGGGCATCCTGCCCTGACTCGCGCGCAAGACATCCATGTCTTGCTGGCCGCGATCCCCGGGCGCCAGGGCGCGGCGTCCATCCAGAGTCCTGGCAGGGACTCTCTCATCGGCGATCGAATGGAAGAAGAAGCCCCATGCAGGCGATTGGCGCAGCGCCGGTCCGACGTTGCGCGACGTTGCGCCTGCGGCTACTTCAGTTTGATCTCGCGCAGGCGCTGCTCGAGGAAACCGTGCGCGGTGATCGGCTCGGGATACCGGCTCGGGTTGTCCGGCGTGATGCACGAAGGCAGCACGTCGATCAGGAAGTCCGGGTTCGGGTGCAGGAAGAACGGCACCGAGTAACGCGGCTGTCGCGCGGCATCGCCGGGCGGATTCACCACGCGGTGGATGGTCGAGGGATAGACGTGGTTGGTCAGGCGCTCGAGCATGTCGCCGATGTTGACCACGATGGTGTCGCCCTCGGAGGTGAACGGCACCCACTCGCCCTTCTTCGACTGGACTTCCAGGCCCGCGGTGGAGGCGCCGACCAGCAGGGTGATGAAGTTGATGTCGCCATGCGCGCCCGCGCGCACGTTGGGGATGTCGTCGGCGGTGATCGGCGGATAGTGGATCGGGCGCAGGATCGAGTTGCCGAAGTTGGTCTTGTCGGCGAAGAAGTCGGCCGGCAGGTCGATATGCAGCGCCAGCGCCGACAGCACGCGCGAGCCCAGCGCGTCGAGCGCGTTGTAGAGCGCCAGCCCCCGCTCGCGGAACTCGGGGACTTCCTCGGGCCAGATGTTCGGCGGCATCACGTCGCGGTATTTCGACTCCTCCGGCAGCTCCCGGCCGATGTGGTAGAACTCCTTCAGGTCGAAATGCTTCGAACCCTTCGCGGTCTCGATCCCGAACGGCGTATAGCCACGGGCGCCCCCCTGCCCCGGCACGTGGTAGCGACGCTTCACCTCGTCGGGCAGTCCATAGAAGGCACGGAACGCCGCGTAGGCGTCGTCGATCAGTGCCTGGGGGATACCGTGGTGGCTGATGCCGGCGAAGCCCCACTCGCGGTAGGCCGCACCGAGTTCGGCGACGAAGGCATCGCGGTCGCCTTCGAAACGGCGGATGTCGAGGGTGGGGATACGCGCACTCATCTTGGGCTCCGGGACATTCGGCGGACCGGGACATTGGGCCACGCGCACGGTCGGGCCGCCGTGATCCCGATCAAGGGCATGGTTCAGCGCTCGGCCGCGGCACGGACCGCGCCGGCCAGGGCCTCCAGCGTGGACAGCACCAGCGCCTCGTCGTCGGCCTCGACCGTGACCCGCACCACCGGCTCGGTGCCGGACGGGCGCAGGAAGGCGCGCCCCCGCCCTTCCACGGCCGCCTGCGCGGCGGCGAGCGCGGCCTTCACCCCGTCCGCCTCGGCCGGTTTCGCACCGTTGGCGTAGCGCACGTTGACGGTCTTCTGCGGCAGCTTGCGCACGCCGGTCAACGCCTGCTGCAGGGTGGTGCCCCGACGCCGCAGCACCTCCAGCACCTGCAGCGCGCTGATGATGCCGTCGCCGGTGGTGGCGCGGTCCAGGCACAGCAGGTGGCCGGAGGCTTCGCCGCCGAGGATGCCACCGTGCTCGAGCAGCGCCTGGTGGACGTAGCGATCGCCGACCCTGGTGCGCAGGAAGCCGATCCCGGCCTTCGCCAGCGCCTGTTCGAAGCCGTAGTTGGTCATCACCGTGCCGACCACCGGGCCACGCAGGCGGCCGCTGGCCTGCCAGTCCAGCGCGAGCACGTACAGCAGGTCGTCGCCGTCGCGCACGGTGCCGTCGCTGTCGACGAACAGCAGGCGGTCGCCGTCGCCGTCGAAGGCGATGCCGAGCTCTGCGCCCGTCTCGCGCACGCGCGCGGCCAGGCCTTCCGGGTGCATGGAGCCGACGCCGTCGTTGATGTTGGTGCCGTTGGGCGAAACCCCGATCGTCTCGACCTGGGCGCCGAGCTCGGCCAGCACCATCGGCCCGATCTGGTAGGTCGCCCCGTTGGCGCAGTCGACCACGATCCGCATGCCACCGAGATCGAAACTGCGCGAGACCGATCCCTTGCAGGCCTCGACGTAGCGGCCCACCGCGTCGCGCGTGCGCACCGCCTTGCCCAGCTGTTCCGACGAGACCGTGCTGAACGGGGTTTCCAGCGAGGCTTCGATCGCCAGCTCGGTGGCGTCGTCGAGCTTCTCGCCGTCGGCGGAGAAGAATTTGATGCCGTTGTCGTAGTGCGGATTGTGCGAGGCGGAAATCACGATGCCGCCGTCGGCGCGCATCGAGCGGGTGAGATGCGCCACCGCTGGCGTCGGCATCGGTCCCATCAGCTGCACGTCCACGCCCGCCGCCACCAGCCCGGCCTCCAGCGCCGCCTCGAACATGTAGTTCGAGATCCGGGTGTCCTTGCCGATGATCACCTGCGGCTTGCGCCACTCCCCGCCCTGCCCGGCCGCCGCCGCGCGCAGGGCGTGGCCGTAGGCGTTGCCCAGGCGCAGCACGAAATCGGCCGAGATCGCGCCCTCGCCGACGCGGCCCCGGATGCCGTCGGTTCCGAAGTATTTCCGGCTCATGCGGCAACGTCCTGCGGCACCGGCTGCCGGGTCATCATCGCCACCAGGGTGGCGATCCGGTTGCGCAGCTCGCGACGGTCGCAGATCTGGTCGATCGCGCCGTGCTCGAGCAGGAACTCCGAGCGCTGGAAGCCCTCGGGCAGGGTCTCGCGCACGGTCTGCTCGATCACGCGCGGGCCGGCGAAGCCGATCAGCGCGTCGGGCTCGGCCATGTTGACATCGCCCAGCATCGCGAACGAGGCCGAGACGCCGCCGGTGGTGGGGTGGGTCATCACCGAGATGTAGGGCAGCCCCGCGGCGCGAAGGCGGCCGAGCGCCGCGGAGGTCTTGGCCATCTGCATCAGCGAGAACAGGCTCTCCTGCATGCGCGCGCCGCCGCTGGCGGAGAAACAGACGAAGCCCGAGCCGATCTCCAGCGCGCGCTCGGCCCCGAGCGCGAAGCGCTCGCCCACCACCGAGCCCATCGACCCGCCCATGTAGGCGAAATCGAACGCGGCGGCGACCATCGGCATCTGCCTGAGCCTGCCTTCCATCACGATCAGCGCGTCGCGCTCGCCGGTGGCCTTCTGCGCGGCCTTGATGCGGTCGGCGTACTTCTTCTGGTCGCGGAACCTGAGCACGTCGGTCGGGCCGAGTTCGCCGCCGATCTCGTGCAGCGTGCCCGGATCGAGGAAGGCCTTGAGCCGGGCGCGGGCGCGGATCGGGCGATGGAAGCCGCACTTCGGGCAGACCTCGAGGTTTTCCTCGAGCTCGGGGCCGTAGAGCACCGCGGCGCAGCGCTCGCATTTTTCCCACAGCCCCTCGGGCACGCTGCGCTTGCGGGTCACGCCGCTGTCGGTGCGGATGCGCGGCGGCATCAGTTTCTTCAACCAGCTCATGCCTGGGTCGAGTCCGGTCGCGGTCGCGCCGCGGAAGGCGCGCAGTTTAGCGCAAGGCCCGGTGCCGGCTCCGAGTCCCGGCCGCCCCGGCACCTGCAGCGGCAGTCGCCGCGCGACGCCAACCTGCCGCCTTGCAAGACATTGAACCGCAAGGAGAACCAGCCGCTTCGGT contains:
- the glmM gene encoding phosphoglucosamine mutase, whose product is MSRKYFGTDGIRGRVGEGAISADFVLRLGNAYGHALRAAAAGQGGEWRKPQVIIGKDTRISNYMFEAALEAGLVAAGVDVQLMGPMPTPAVAHLTRSMRADGGIVISASHNPHYDNGIKFFSADGEKLDDATELAIEASLETPFSTVSSEQLGKAVRTRDAVGRYVEACKGSVSRSFDLGGMRIVVDCANGATYQIGPMVLAELGAQVETIGVSPNGTNINDGVGSMHPEGLAARVRETGAELGIAFDGDGDRLLFVDSDGTVRDGDDLLYVLALDWQASGRLRGPVVGTVMTNYGFEQALAKAGIGFLRTRVGDRYVHQALLEHGGILGGEASGHLLCLDRATTGDGIISALQVLEVLRRRGTTLQQALTGVRKLPQKTVNVRYANGAKPAEADGVKAALAAAQAAVEGRGRAFLRPSGTEPVVRVTVEADDEALVLSTLEALAGAVRAAAER
- a CDS encoding trypsin-like serine peptidase translates to MTLRSNIASNRSHAATGSSAFAAIILAALAATSAQASEKVVRTPDGDVTVLTAAGGAQQKILSSASAHPFATEKQRAAATPLAWPEADTVAPKGAPESALPPARRPFLDTSSAGGAALPFAEYLARQQFGEAWRKIETMQDDALQGAKDAGEKDGAHHPYIRYPGNFYTFQWTAAPWNKIGKLYFTTPSGGSSYCTANVASGNSVLVTAAHCVYTRGQGFNRNFVFVPADRYGVAPYGRYGWQSATVLNEWINNGGRRWDVAVIRLAGEATTGQPVTNYVGWLGRSWDWGYSQSIYSHGYASNLSTQYTHICAGQSYSSSWEGTDVLVQGCDMTYGSSGGGWLRNYTPNSHGGNHVNGVVSGPHIGDFGNSYVGPRFSSANIVPLCNVAGC
- a CDS encoding isopenicillin N synthase family dioxygenase, with amino-acid sequence MSARIPTLDIRRFEGDRDAFVAELGAAYREWGFAGISHHGIPQALIDDAYAAFRAFYGLPDEVKRRYHVPGQGGARGYTPFGIETAKGSKHFDLKEFYHIGRELPEESKYRDVMPPNIWPEEVPEFRERGLALYNALDALGSRVLSALALHIDLPADFFADKTNFGNSILRPIHYPPITADDIPNVRAGAHGDINFITLLVGASTAGLEVQSKKGEWVPFTSEGDTIVVNIGDMLERLTNHVYPSTIHRVVNPPGDAARQPRYSVPFFLHPNPDFLIDVLPSCITPDNPSRYPEPITAHGFLEQRLREIKLK
- the accD gene encoding acetyl-CoA carboxylase, carboxyltransferase subunit beta encodes the protein MSWLKKLMPPRIRTDSGVTRKRSVPEGLWEKCERCAAVLYGPELEENLEVCPKCGFHRPIRARARLKAFLDPGTLHEIGGELGPTDVLRFRDQKKYADRIKAAQKATGERDALIVMEGRLRQMPMVAAAFDFAYMGGSMGSVVGERFALGAERALEIGSGFVCFSASGGARMQESLFSLMQMAKTSAALGRLRAAGLPYISVMTHPTTGGVSASFAMLGDVNMAEPDALIGFAGPRVIEQTVRETLPEGFQRSEFLLEHGAIDQICDRRELRNRIATLVAMMTRQPVPQDVAA